TTGGAAATGTTCCAGGCCATCCTCATGAAAATACTTATTGTCCAAATTGTAAAAAATGTGTAATAAAAAGATATGGTTATAAAGTTTTAAAATACGATATAAAAAATGGAAAGTGCCCCGATTGCGGTTATTCTATTTCAATATCTGGTAAATATTGTGGAAAATAATCGATTAAAAAAATAATTTTATTTAATATTTGTTATCGCTTTTTTTAATTCTCTAACATTTTTTATCCATTCTTGATCTTCTTCAGTCCATGGTAATGAAACAAGAGATAATCTAATTGCATTCACTGGTTCCCCATAAAATGCTTCACCAGGTATTGTTACAATCCCATACTTATCTATAAGCATTGATGAAAATTTTTCACCATCTATTGGTGTTTTAACAATTACATATAATGCTCCAAATGCTCCATTGCCAGGTAATAGAAGATAATCTCCTATTTCTTCTATAAGAATTGTTAATCTATTTGCTAGAATATTACACGTCCATTTATGGGATATAGGATTTTTCAAGAAATGTTTTAGAATTGCTGATCCAATTATAAATGAAGATGTAGGACTACTTAAACTTTCTCTGCCTATAATTGCTTCCATATTATTTATCCATTCTTCGCATGAAAATGCCATTCCAAATCTTAATCCAGCTATTAAACATGTTTTAGATAAACTTGATAATATGCACATGTATTCATGATATTTACTTGCTGCTTCTTTAAATTTTTCAAGATTTTTTATAAGGAAACTTTCATCATATATAGCTTTATTATTACTTAATCTTAATATTGTAAATATGTATGGTGCATCCCAAATGACTCCGCCATTGTTTTCAACCATTATTTCAACGATACTCTTTAAATCTTTTGGACTTGTATAACCAGTAGGATTATTAGGCATACTTAAATAAAATACAGAATCTTTAGCTACTTTGCTTTCCAAATCTGATAAATCAATTGTTAAATCTTCGTTAATATTAATTCTAACTTCTACTAATCCATGTGATTTTGCTGTACTTGAAGTTGCATCGTAATCCCATCTTAACATTAATAATTTTGTATTCTTTTTAAGGGATCTTAGTGATGAAATTAATGCTTGTTGACCACCTGCAGTTACAGTTACTTTATTAATATCTTCATTTAATAATGGTATTCCATGTATTTCTCTAAAATATTGTAATACAAGCCTTTTAATGTATGGTAATCCACCTGTTGGACTATAGCTTAAACCTTTAGGTTCTGGATAGAAAGATTCTATAATACCTTCTACTAATCCTTCTGCAATAGATAATAAACTTTCATGTACTTCATTATTAATATCTATCTTGAATTCTTTAAATAATTTTATTTTTGAAGGTAATCTTCCAACGTTTCCACTACTAAAATCATATAATGGAAGTTTTTTATCTAGTCTTTCTGCTACTTTAACCATAGCTGCACGAATTGCTGGAGGAGGCGGAGGTGGAGATAAATAATTGCGTTCCATATCGAGAAAAATAAATATAAGTAAAATATATAAAACTTACTTCTTTTATTTAAGAATATATCTTTGCATTTTTATATTCCAACTATACTTCTTATATACTTTAATGCTTGCATTGGTTCGAGTATGTTTGCTCTAGTTTCTCTTAAAACTCTATAAATTGATGGAATCTTTAAATGTTCATATTTTCTATGCAAACTAACTAAAAATGGACATCCAAAAATAAACTTAGTTCCAGGATGGCCATACTCTTTAGCAATCAATATTGTAGATGTTTTATTTAATGCTAATGCAGCTATGTTAAACCTCATTATTCCATTTATAAAATGTACTGAAAAATGACCTGTTGGTAGTAAATCTCCTGAAACAACAATTTCTACATTATTTTCTTTAGCCCACGATATGATTATTTCATCTTTCTTTTTTCTACATCTCCCACATGGATGTAGTTTACCTTCACTAGCTTTTTGAAATATATCTTTAAATTCTTCTGAGCATTCGATAAAAACTCTTCTTACTCTAAGATCATTAGTAATTTTCTCTATAATTTTTTTAGTTTCTTTAGTAATCATCCAATTCCCAGGATTAATAGTTAAAGCAATAGGTTTAAGTCCAATATTATTCATTAATATCAAGGCAGTTGTACTATCTACTCCTCCTGAATATGCTATTGCAACTTTTTCTTCTTCATCAAATTTTCCCATTTCAAGTATTTCTCTATGAGGATATTTTAATTCATTTTCTAATAATGGTATAAATCTTTCTTTAACTATCTTATATTGTATAGGTGTTAAAGAATTAGCTTTTTCTTTTAATGTTCTAATTGCCTCTAAAATTCTTTCTTTCTTTATATTTATATCTACAGTAGTAGTTATAGAAGCATGTTTCACATTAAGTTTTTTTGCAAGTTCATAAAGTATTCTTCCACCCATTCCTATGATAGCTGCTTTATCAGGTCTATCATGAGCGATTATTAAAACATAATTGCTTTTTTCATCATACACAAGACCATCTATTCTAGGTTTTACATATGGTTGTAAACCTAATGAAGATCTAATATCTAAAATTAACTTACTTACTTCTTCTATTGAGAACATTTATGTTTCAATATTAAGACTTTCATTAATCATTTTAATATGATAATTATCATATAATGAACTTCTTATTAATATTTCAACTTCAGCATTTTTTAAATAAAATATTTTTCCATTTTTTATTTTAAATGGCCTATCATGTCCAGGATAGATTATTGAGGGTTTTTCATTTTTTATTTTTATTATGCTTTTATGAGCTTTCTCTTTATCATAGAATATTAAATCAGGATATTCCAACAAATAATCTCTTGCTAGAGCTATCGTATCCCCACTACAAACAATTTTTTCTTCATCATTCTCTATAAGAATTGTAGTATGACCAGGCGAATGGCCTGGAGTTTCTAACAATTTTATATCTTTTGTTAAATTGATATCTCCATTAAATATTTCTAATTTTCTATTTTCTAATATTGCCTTTTTTATAATGTTATTAATTGCCTTATTATACTCTGGGCTTAAATTATTAAAATTTGGAATTACATCTCCCATTTTATATTCTTTTTCATTTAAATATATTTTTGCGTTGCTAAAAAGATCTATATTTAAACAATGATCCCAATGTAAATGTGTTAATATAACAATTTCTATAGATTTTGGATCAATTTTATTATTTTCTAATGCTTTTATAAGATGTGCTCTATTTCCAAAATGACCCGTATCTACAAGTATCAATTTCCCTTTGCTATCAATTAAAGTTACTGCACATGCACCAAC
The Nitrososphaerota archaeon DNA segment above includes these coding regions:
- a CDS encoding pyridoxal phosphate-dependent aminotransferase, which encodes MERNYLSPPPPPPAIRAAMVKVAERLDKKLPLYDFSSGNVGRLPSKIKLFKEFKIDINNEVHESLLSIAEGLVEGIIESFYPEPKGLSYSPTGGLPYIKRLVLQYFREIHGIPLLNEDINKVTVTAGGQQALISSLRSLKKNTKLLMLRWDYDATSSTAKSHGLVEVRININEDLTIDLSDLESKVAKDSVFYLSMPNNPTGYTSPKDLKSIVEIMVENNGGVIWDAPYIFTILRLSNNKAIYDESFLIKNLEKFKEAASKYHEYMCILSSLSKTCLIAGLRFGMAFSCEEWINNMEAIIGRESLSSPTSSFIIGSAILKHFLKNPISHKWTCNILANRLTILIEEIGDYLLLPGNGAFGALYVIVKTPIDGEKFSSMLIDKYGIVTIPGEAFYGEPVNAIRLSLVSLPWTEEDQEWIKNVRELKKAITNIK
- a CDS encoding MBL fold metallo-hydrolase, giving the protein VGACAVTLIDSKGKLILVDTGHFGNRAHLIKALENNKIDPKSIEIVILTHLHWDHCLNIDLFSNAKIYLNEKEYKMGDVIPNFNNLSPEYNKAINNIIKKAILENRKLEIFNGDINLTKDIKLLETPGHSPGHTTILIENDEEKIVCSGDTIALARDYLLEYPDLIFYDKEKAHKSIIKIKNEKPSIIYPGHDRPFKIKNGKIFYLKNAEVEILIRSSLYDNYHIKMINESLNIET